TGTTAGCGCTACTAAGGGGTAAGCTTTTCATGGACAAGTCAGGAGATAGGGTGCATTTGATGCACTTGGAGTTCTTGCGGAACCTTCGTGATCCGCCACAGTATGGTTGGGGTAGTGGTTAccttgcatggttgtacagAGAGTTGTGCTGGGCAAGTCATAAAGAGACAACGCAGATTGGTGGGGCGTTGCAATTGGTCCAATATCGGGCATGGGCgaggttgccattcttgtgcccgaGGATAGAGCCCCCACCTGGATGTGATTATGCCCCATGGCCAAAagctccacttgcatttaagtatTTTCCTGATATTCAGTATGTTATGCAATGTACTCTTCTTAGTAACTAAGTGGTATTATCTTATCTTCTATTATTTGCTCGTAACTGTAGATGGGTGCAAGTGCCAAACTCGAAGAGTTGGCCATCTGGCATGGCGTTAATCCACTATCGcgagcaattagttagaatgCAGCCGGACCAagtaataatatacaaaaattctGTTTGGTTATGCTGAATAAAGATTATTATCACATGTTCAGTAGTTGAGAGCCTAGGGTGTCTACTTAAGTTTTAGGCCATGATCAAGCTTTGCAGTTATTGGAAAGTACCTGTTGTCTCATTAGTGCCTGTCATCCTTTGGCAATGCTAGAAGGGACCCTCCCCCTTCATGTCAATTTTAGGTAATAAAGTTCCTATGTAATTGCCTTTGCAAAAGAACCTCTATGTATAGGATTTTGTGCCAATGGCTGAGCCACTAAAACTAGACCACATTTACATTATTAGTACCCACAAAAGCTCAATGAGAAACAGGGTTTTAGGATAAACATGTTGGGGGTTCTTTTGAAGTAAATACTAAACAGTTTCATCATATGTATTTAATTGACTTCACTGATgtttcatttctttgttttttcttgtcTAAAGATTGGATCCGTATGTataattttccttaagaatatgttaaaattattgCTTTAACATATcttctgttttaatttttcttcttccctttatctatgTATTCTCCCTTGTTGCACATTTTAAGATgctatgataattgttttttgtttctgttgTAGATTATGTGGCAACCATATGAGGCAAATTTAAGCCACCTTCCTGCCTTCTGCGTTGCAGGGAAGGATATGTGGACAGCAAGGGTgccacttgtgtgtttttgcatagtagagaCACACCACCCAGACCTTGTCCTTCGACAGTTTGGGTTGGCGTAGGAGCAGCCCGACCATGTTGTGTACGATGATAGACTGCATGGAATAGACTTGCGTGGGAAGGTGGAAAAAaattggagggaggagcatgCACTGTATATCCTCTCATGGGGTATGAGACAACAACAActttgccatgcacctcctcagATGGGTGAGATGCCCCGCAATCATGCCTATTACCGCTGGTACCATCTGGTCACTCGAAAGTATGTCGACCAAGACAGCGCTAAATTACATATAATGGTAATGTGTTCTAATTAGATGTTATTGCctgctttgttttttcttctgtACATGTATGAACGTAAAATCAATTGATTTCTTTCTTCAGCAAATTTGGTTTGATCTAACTGACATCCAATTAAAAGACTTTCTATTACATATAGCATTCTAATAAAACTTTTAGTTCTTAGTTGAGTATTTGAGTAGATATTAATCTCAAAGTTCTAATTGTCAGTTGAGTATTTGAATATGGAATTTTTTTGTAGAATATACCctggtttttcttttattttttttcattttcttaaatcaGTAAAGCTATTTTCATAGATttattacaattacaaaattactGCAAACAAAGATTGTTAACCGTGACAAGTTCAGGATTTCATTTGATGATGTGACTCTAGAAGTCCAGAATTCAACTTGAAACTAATATAAGTATCAATTGATACACTTTTAAAAGTTCATAATTCGATTTAAAAGTAatgataatataatatttaatttataacaGTATTAAACTTCTTGATTTAATTCAAAGATTTTGAACCTATAAGATTTAATTTCAAATCATCCTTATTATAAGTATAGgctttaaaatgtaatttacccAACAAATTTTACCATGCCTATGCAAGTGGATTGAAAAGTATGTTGCATGTTACTTTTGAAGATACgagttcttttttttgtgcatgTATTTTTTAGTGGACTTTTGTCCTTGTTTTGCAACTCTCAGTAACTAAAGTTCATTCTTTATAgaagttgtttttatttccttggTGTTTAGTTCTCTGTCTTCTTCCTAAAGGTGTCTCTTTGGCTAGTATGTTTAGGGGCTAGCATGGTAAAGACAGACAATGTTAGCAATTAATAAATACTATATTATCCATGATGTAATTGATACATAAATGtctcaaatttgattgtactgGTCGTTTCTCTGTTTTAGATTGAAAGCCATAATGCGTTGTTGGAGATGCTTCTTGAAGGCAGCCCAGGACACAACCACATCTGGCACGTCCTAAATGCTATGGTGGTCCTGCAGCAAATGGGTAGGCAAACAATGGGCATGAGACTGAATCAGCAACTGTTGCAACCCTAAGCACAAGTGCAGCACCCCTAAGTACACCGAGCTATGGTCGGCTTGCTATTACAAGCCTAAGCACAAGTGCAACTAGGGGCCGTGGTTGGCGTGCTacagcaagcccaagcacaagtgcagctaggggccgtggtcggcATGCAACAACCCCTCGGGTTGTAAATAGTCTTGAGGTACCTGCACCCATCCCGCACGCATCTCCTTAGCTTGAGGTCCCTCCACCCATCCCAGATGCATCTCTTCAGTCTGAGGTCCTTCCACCCATGATAGATGCATCTCCTCAGCCTgaggtcccttcacccaccccacctTCGCAGCCTAGTTTTGATCTTGGTATTGATTTTCATATGACCCCTCCTATGCACCCTGAGACACCCTCATACCCACCCACCAGCTCTAGTGCACCCACTTTGCCCATGACAATGATCCCCACTCCTGGCTATACAAAGCATCATTACCCACCTACGTCATCCTCATCCAACCATCTAGGACCTTCGGTTGGGATTGACACTGATGTACCGGACGAGCATCCCTTTTATCAGCCTTTACCCCTACGAAGTAGACCGCAATGTGCTAGAAAAGCATCCACTTGTGAGATTGGTggacacaaaataggacacaaaggcAGCTCTATGGTATGATAACATTGCTTACAATGTAATGATATATTTTGCAATTCACTTTATTCTTATCATTACACCGAATATTAATTGTATGCATCTAATGTCTTTGCAGCACGATAatgagcctaaggatgatgcccTGCAGCCTCCTCCCCCCGTGCCCAAACATTACACAAGGGTTAAAAAACGCAAAATTGGTGAATCTTGAAAAAGATGCAACACCTGAAATGTACTGAGTGGGCCCTTACCAGCTGAAATTAGACAACTATCAAAGATGCTATACCTGTAGCTGCTAAACTTCTTATTTGTATCAATTTACAACTGTTCttattattttaggtttattaatattttttatttatgctaAATGATTGAACAATAGCCTAGGCATAAACAATATGACAGGTCCAGTGCCTCCAGAGCTTGGCAATTTAAACAAGTTGATTTCCCTGTATGTACATATATGCAGTTTTCATAGgcctttttagtttttcttttttccctttatttatgATTTCGTTTTGTTAGCCCTTTTCCGAATCCATTTATTAGAACTTACATTAATTGTAAAAGTTTCTCATATGTTACAGAAGTTTTAGCTCAAACAATTTCAATGGAACATTACCCATGCAGCTTGGAATGTTGACTTCCTTACAGCAACTGTAAGTTTTATACATACTTGTCAAACATGaagtaacttcttttttgtcAAACAGCTTTTTGTGGTGATATCTCACAAACAATGCTGAGTGAAACTCGAgtctttgaaactcgagttttattgAGAAATTTTTCCCCCAGAAAGCAAGCATGCTCTGTTTCTGGCAGAGAGCATGCTCTATTTTTAGAGTGTTCACACTGGTGGAACTCAAGtctatgaaactcgagttttactgGGAAATTTGTTTTTCCCTAAACATGTAGGCAAACCAGAAACTGAAATGTGTGCACACACCTTCTAAGAAACAGAGATAGAGAAGCTGAGAATGTAATCCACAAACACTCATTGAGAGGCAGAGAAGTTGAGAATGTAAATGCACTTAAATTACATCAAAAGGCGTTCTCAATAGGCACCAAACTATAGAAATTGTTACGCTTTTTGCATAAACAtagttttacaatgtaaatgccCTTAAATCACAATAAAAGGCATTCTCAATATATCAAcattctaaacatgtccaaccacacttaatttgcaattctaaccatattactcaaatcacaatctttATAGAGGTACATGGAATAGACGattacaagtacattcaacaaaaaccaaaaagttaaTTGTGCCGATACAACGTAATCACTTTTCCTAAGATCGACGGTCCACACAACAAAAACGTTGTCCATGAAAGCATGACTGAAAAACGTAGACTAATCACGTTAGGAGACAAGACagtaaacattaggtaaacatAGAACGAACAACCCGATCTAGAACTTTTTGCCATCTGTCACCTACCTAGTTTGGAACATGACTGCTTGTGGAAGCACCACAGGACTGCGAACATTTTCTGCGGTAATGCCCGGAAGCACGACACAATCCACATGTCTGCTTGggttgactctctatcaaatctacgtcctccctccgccatcccggttcttgatccttattcctcactccatccatctcattccttattcttgaCTTCACTGGTCGACCTTTGGCCTTCAACAATGCTggattaggcaaccactttggccccatgggatcccttcacaatgactgtgacttaggaaccacaaatgcatATGAGTAAGTGTGAAAGACATAATccaaactataacatgggtgaatatatGTGGTCAAATCAATCTGAAGCGCATCACATactttaattgcatgtgaacacaGGATGGAAATGttttgccatttcccacaaTTGCATGTTCTTTCCAGTAAACGAACTTCATAATTGTGGTTTCCCCCTCTAGTGCTATACATGTTGAATGAAGTAACTACTTGATATACTCTATGTTCATTGCTAAATGCCTTGAGATACTGCTTCTCAGATTTACGCCTATTTTCTGACCACGTGGAAAAGACATATGTactccatttcttaccctccaacaaatcataagtataCTCCCTGTGCGGGTTGTGGAAATATTCAACAAGTTTAgaccaagtgaactcaaccattgcGGCAATAGGAAGGCCTCGTGCACCTTTCAATACACCATTGAAGcactctgatatattggttgtcattgccccaaaacgtctcccaccatcATGTGATTGGGTCCACATATCCACAGACTCGTtcattaggtatgtgtatggaagataatcttgatttttttccttGTCATCCTtccccgtcaccttcttcttattcctaatggcctcaattttCACCTGCTTAATGGACTCCTTTATGGTATCAAATTTAACTACCTGAGTAGCATATCCCACTTTCAACGCCACtgactttagagtcgagttctgaaaatgtatgttgaagttgctagcaacatgtcgaagacaATATCTATGATATACCTGTGTTCTTTcatcatcccttctaggccagtttgcaatggcgtttttgataccCAGATGTCGGTTAGAAATTATGCAAATTCCTTCGTCAGGTATCACGTGGCCAATCGTATCTCTGAGGCATtgtaaaaaccacctccaactgaACCttgactcacaatccacaacagcaATTGCAAGAGGGAATACCTTGTTAGTGTCGGTTGCCATTGACTAACAACTTTCCCTGATACTTACCATacagatgggtcccatcaatactgataatCGACTTGCAATATTTGAATCCATCAatgcatggaccgaaagaccaaaacacataatgcaacaatacaGTGTCATCTTCACCGGTGGCTGTGGTACGAAAGAACACCTAGTCGGATCCTGATCAATATAtgccattagcaacttttgcaaCCTTTAGTAAGACTCTTCCCAATTCCCAAACAACTTCGCAATTGTCTTTTGTTTCGCATCCTataccttgtagtaagaaggcttatgaCCCTCATATTTTGACTCTATCATAGATCTGAGATACTTAATTGGGGTAGTGTGATCCTCACATAACTTCTTAAGGATGTCtgatgcaataaaattacaagtCATCATTCTACCATTATTTCGCACCCCAAtcggtatacacgtgtgaggacccacatacacggtgaccatccatagtCCGTGAAGATTGGGCTTCATGACTGTGcagacataccacttgcatgactcatcCACGCATTTCGCAAAAAGTTTTTTCTTCGTCGACTTACTGAtcataaaatgtttattttccttgagggcacaaattgttaatgcaCGCTGCACCTTCACTTTAttggcaaaagtcaaccctttacacaaattcatcccctcaCTCCAAGTAAACACAAATGGTATCTTAATAtgtgaaggatcaaccatattttcccaagtatttgcagaaAATGACAAGGCAGGAGGTgtgtaggcagggattgtgttcgtaatgttttggacactaataacattgtctaCATCAGGTTGACTaccgtccaatgtctcatcgtcatcaatgtcccttTCAAGGTCCTCAAAGTCCTCTCTTTCAATCATCTCTTCAAACTCATCTTTACCGTTAATGGCAATAGTCATCATTATCATTGTcgtcattatcatcatcatcatacatgtcatcatcatcatacatgtcatcatcatcatcttcagcATGAACATCATtatcctctacatgtgtagaatactcatattgcTCATCCGGAATTGTAACCTATAaacttgtggttgtttgttggatttCCTCAATACCAACTtctgcacgcggctccaactgtatgtacaactcaatacCATTTACTTCCGGTAttctctccaacttgtcaaacatgatctttacatgtttgtctgtTTCTATCGCCATAACTTGTAATTAATTCGGTGCCTCAAGACTTCATgtggcatacgataagtaatttgtatGTTGTGTACAACAGGATTCGCACACAATTCTTCCATAACTAtcatcttcaattcatcaagggtcTTCAACATATGATCAATTTGAGTATAATACAACTTTATACTCGGCACTTCAAATGAcaatcccttgttcgcattagcattcttaagcggaccaccGTGGTATAGAATTATATCAAGTTCaggcattgtgaacctgttAGAGTCAAGTTACTATGTTAGTTAAAAAACATTTATCTAGTCAAACTACACAAAGTACAACTTTCAATTCATTCAAAAGGTACGAATTTCATTACACATTTCATACCAAAATCATTTTTCCGTCATGCTAagactacccatttcatacccaatacaaaaaaaaaagccaaaatccTTGTAAAAGTATACAACATTTTATCTAATTACATACCCATAACATTTACATACCCATTTCATACTTAATacaaaaaagctattttattaCACATTCAAAGGGCACGAATTACATACCCATTTTATTACAATTCACGAAGGGAGTAAGTCACTCATTTCATTACATATCCATTTCATACCCATTCATTAcaattcattcactacccattttgTACCCAAAACAATGATGAATAAAGTTAAAATacttgtaagatcatgataaaagtaagagcctagaaatgatgaataaaaattttgataacaaaagccatgcaaataaatactcaaaaaattaacactaacaaaataaagttctataattcacaatattggtatcttaactaagttatgtcaactatctacaaaataaatagtcaaactctttaacccacacccaacaacaattaatacccaactacaatgacaatcaaatcaAAAAATCCTTACTTGAGATATGAATTTGAtgagagggaagagcagtgagagAGGCAATGTGGTATGAGAGGTAATGTGGTGTAAGAGTTATGGGCGAGTGAGGCAGTGAGTTAGTGAGGCTGAGTGTATGGGTGAGAGAGTGAGGGTtgataaaatgaaatatttgtgttTGATGATGCGTGTATCtgtgtttataaaatttttcccaACAGAGGTTTAGCATTAAATATCGAGttctatgcaaattttaattaaatatcgAGTTTCTAATACTCGATATCTATGAGtattaaaatgattttctcTTAGCAAATCGAGTCTTACAGACTTGGTTTTTGATTtgtagaaatcgagtctttaagactcgagatctatgtggcattTTAATCCAACTCAGCAAGTGCACAACAAGTGCAATgcaagtttctaaaactcgagttttatataAATcttgagtttctaaaactcgatgcTATTTTACTTGATCCTTTCAAACATTGGCTACCTTACTATATACAACCCCCACACTGCTACTTTGCAAATATCCTCCACTATTctattgcaaaataaaaaaagaaaaaaattactgCATATTCTTGgtacgatggtcactctacagaTATAAATACTTATGAAGTATAAAAGCAAGgatcagggttcaagtctccaagagggagcttcacatacTAATACGCTCAGATTAAgctagaaattttatcttgttaaaaaaaaagaaaaaaagaaaaaaaagaaaaagttccgGGCCAGACTTTAGACCCGACGGGCAGGGGCTTACTGATCAATTCCATATTTCCCTCGGCTCATTTCTCTCACACTCTGCtactatcatttttattttttttacaccaAAGCTCTCTCCTCAATCTTGAATCttgaatcttcttcttctaaagAGCAATTTCTGTTTCTCTCTGTAGTATTTCGTCTTCGTCGTTGTAGAAATGGCGAAGAAGTACGTGAGAGAGAACGTGCCTCTCTCGCGGTTCGGCGTGCTGGTTGCTCAATTGGAGTCCATTGTCGCCTCCGCCGCTCAGCAGCCTCCGGACGCTCTCCTCTGCTTCGATCTCCTCTCCGATCTCATCTCCGCCATCGACGAAGAGCCTAAggtcactttctctctcttttcttcttcaaaaccTTTCGTTGTTTTTCCAGATCTGTATGCATTCCTTAGAATCAGACTCAAATTGCCTTGTTTCTAATTTTGTGAATGTTTTTAGGGTTTCGAGGTTTAGCATTATTATTGTGCACAACAATGGCACTGATACCGATTTTGAAAATTCAGTTTTTAACATTTTGGATTGGAATTGTATTATTTGAGATAATgcatttgttgtgaaattgtttaaTTGCTTGAGTTTTtggcacagagagagagagagagagagagagagagagagagagagagcagcgTTGGCATTATGATCGAGTACAACAGTGGCACTGAAAACGATTTTGAGAATTCAGTTTTAGCATTTTGGATtggaattttataatttgaaatcaTGCGTTTGTGATGAAATTGATTAATTGCTTGAGTTTTTTCTgtttgtagagagagagagagagaaagagagagagcaagagagattagttttatttgaattttggtttggaatTTATATATTTCAGGAGTCTATATTGTTGTGGCAAAGAAAATGTGAGGATGCGCTATATTCGTTACTCATTCTTGGTGCTCGACGCCCTGTTCGACATTTGGCATCAGTGGCGATGGCAATGATTATATTTAAGGGAGATCCCATTTCGATATACTCCAGAGTGAGCAGTCTCCAAGGGTTTCTTTCTGATGGGAAGAAAAGTGAGCCTCAGAGAGTTGCAGGTTGGTcatagaaactaaaaacttgTGGTTAGATAGTGACATgtatactttaatttttttatgtatgcaTTCCTTTGAACTTGATTCGTATCTTCAATTTGATTGTTAACAAataattgatatcctattgatgATTGCACAAAATCAACATGGTAAGGTGATGCACTGCTGCCTGCTGGAATTGATTTAGTTGGTTAAGCAAACTTTTGGTTTGTGGATATGTATGGACCAATTCAAGTGTATTATGCACTGTCGTTATTGACACTTGCACGGGATCAGATTAGGGCTTTTAAACATGATTACATGATAATAgatttattacttttttcttctataaaattttttttggcacaagtaatggttttattgaaaatgatttGATGGTGGAGCTGCCCTAATACACTAGCCATCCCTTTCAGGAGGGAGGAAAGGAATggaataaaaaagattaaaggaTATTCCATCTATtctcttgtttgagagtttagtGGGAAGGAATGAAATGACTATGAGGGATTGCCCATTCCATTCCATCTCTTCTAAGCATTCTTGGACCTCCCAAAAGTGGGAGGAATACTCATTCCTTTAATGAAATGGAGGTAAAATATCGATTTTATCCCTATCTTGAGAAAAGAAATGGAATGGCTCTTCTTGTAGCTCAATCATTCTTCAGATCAATTGTCTGGTGCTTTTGGCTGGGAGGTTAGTGTTTGAGGGTCATAAATTTCCATGGAGCTACATGGCATTATTTCAGTGTCACTTTTATGATTGTTTATAAGAGGTTAGAATATATTTTGGTATTCTCTATCCTATAATCTTTACTctaattattctttttaatgtagCTTATAATGTATGTTTCTCTTGGGTATATATAAAGTATGataattttgtttctaaaaaaggCTTGGGCATCATATTTTGGAaagcatatattttttttttgataattaataatattattggaAAGAAATCAAcaagtacacaggaagtatacTAGCTGAAGGTTACACAAGATTTCTAAAATTACAATgaacaataaaatcaaataaattggTTAAAGAAAACTTCCCTGATGAGGAATGGCTTTCCATATTTCACTGCCCTGATGATGCCCTTAATGACCTTGCCAACATGCTAAAAGATTGAAAACCTTTCTAGACATCATCCGCTCCACCCCAAAAAGAGCAAAAACCAAATTCCATAAATCTCTACCAAAAGGGAAATGCAGCAATAAATGGTTTACCGTCTCCTCATCCCTCTTGCACATACAACACCAGTTCACCAATATAATGTTTCACTTCTTCAGGTTCTCCGCTGTAAGAATAACCCCAAAAGCAGCAACCCAAAGGTAAAAGCCTCCTTACTGGGGACAAGCAGTTTCCAAATACTCTGACATGGGAAATTGTCAGAATGTGAAGGAGTACGGTAAGAGTGAACCTCAAAACCTCTCTGAATCGAAGGCCTCCAGCATAGCTTATCTAATCCAACCCCCTCCACCTTAGCGGAATACAATAGATCCAAAAACATGGAGACATTCCAATTCCTAATCCTGAATTGCTTGATTGAAATTCAACTCCCAACGAATCAACCCATTTCTGGATTGTAAAAGGTCTGCTACAAAAGCATCTCGGTTCCGAGCAATACGGTACAATTCaggaaaagaaaactttaagGTAGAATCACCACACCAAACATCAGTCCAGAATTTTATATCATACCCATCATCTGCCACCTCAAAGTTGATAAAATGCGAAAAAGAGTCCCCCACCCCTTCTGGATGTATTTCCAAAGGCTTACCCCATAAGCACCATGGGCTGCCTTTGTGCACCAGCCTCCTTCCATAGAGCCATACTACAGAGCTATAGCCCTTCTCCAAAAAGCTTCCCTCTGGaccaaaccgccacaaccattttcCTAGTAGTACTTCtttgaataatttgatttttctaaCATGGTTTAAGGATTATTTAAGCCTTCTGTCTTCTTCATGGTTTGTTGTCTATTTAGGCTTTTACCTAATCCGCCCTTCATTTatcttttgataagtaatttttctttcatataatttttctaaatatatCAATCTTTCTAGGTGCTGCTCAATGCCTAGGAGAATTATACAAGCATTTTGGGAGACGAATTACCGCAGGTTTATTTGAAACGACTACTATTGCAACAAAACTTATCAAGTTTCATGAGGTAGTCCATTCAATGTGCATCTCTATCCCtataattttttccccttttaatAAGATACAAAACTCTCATTTATAAAGGAATagattacttatcaaaaaaaaagagaaaggaatagGTTAAGTGGTTAACACTACTATTCTGTCAGCTTTGGTCTCAGTTTGCTCTCAGTTGTTAGCCTGTAATGATTCTTCTGGGTACTCCCTGTTGGattttgaaagttaaaaatttgACTGCAGCACCCTGGAAAATCTGGGCCTATGGAAGGTGAGGTATTTTAGAAATGAT
This genomic stretch from Castanea sativa cultivar Marrone di Chiusa Pesio chromosome 1, ASM4071231v1 harbors:
- the LOC142628674 gene encoding uncharacterized protein LOC142628674, with the protein product MATDTNKVFPLAIAVVDCESRFSWRWFLQCLRDTIGHVIPDEGICIISNRHLGIKNAIANWPRRDDERTQVVKFDTIKESIKQVKIEAIRNKKKVTGKDDKEKNQDYLPYTYLMNESVDMWTQSHDGGRRFGAMTTNISECFNGVLKGARGLPIAAMVEFTWSKLVEYFHNPHREYTYDLLEGKKWSTYVFSTWSENRRKSEKQYLKAFSNEHRVYQVVTSFNMYSTRGGNHNYEVRLLERTCNCGKWQNISILCSHAIKGIYIVKLCLCKKRNNFYSLVPIENAF